A single genomic interval of Paralichthys olivaceus isolate ysfri-2021 chromosome 7, ASM2471397v2, whole genome shotgun sequence harbors:
- the ciao2a gene encoding cytosolic iron-sulfur assembly component 2A: MEEKALEVYDVIRSIRDPEKPNTLEELDVVTEKCVEVQELGEDEYLIIIKFSPTVPHCSLATLIGLCLQVKLQRCLPFKHKLEIYISEGTHSTEEDINKQINDKERVAAAMENPNLREIVEQCVIEPDD; this comes from the exons ATGGAGGAGAAAGCGTTAGAGGTTTATG ATGTGATCCGGTCGATCCGGGACCCGGAGAAGCCGAAcaccctggaggagctggacgtGGTGACGGAGAAATGCGTGGAGGTCCAGGAGCTGGGAGAGGACGAGTACCTGATCATCATCAAGTTCTCCCCGACCGTCCCTCACTGCTCCCTGGCCACTCTGATCG gtttgtgtttacaagtgaagctgcagagatGTTTGCCTTTTAAACACAAG TTGGAAATTTACATTTCAGAAGGAACTCATTCTACCGAGGAAGATA ttaaCAAACAGATCAACGATAAGGAGCGAGTGGCGGCCGCCATGGAAAACCCCAACCTGAGAGAGATCGTGGAGCAGTGTGTCATCGAACCAGACGACTga